A DNA window from Bacillaceae bacterium S4-13-56 contains the following coding sequences:
- a CDS encoding PilZ domain-containing protein, translated as MVRLRDLYHVPSYKNNLKRKSPAMSITEYSNVKKRMNEYSVLGKKRQRRSSIRLYMEHRTVATIFCFHPEAKNGVFDKWEGRIQDIGLDGLCFVSTDPIMDGPILMFDFILFGQPYRCFGKVVWSRKEVDGSLLYGIDFFSTLKQQEERKKLIQDEVKRRINRGFAVQ; from the coding sequence ATGGTTCGTCTTAGGGACTTATATCATGTGCCTAGCTATAAGAACAATTTAAAGAGAAAGTCACCAGCCATGTCGATCACAGAATATTCTAATGTTAAAAAGAGAATGAATGAGTATTCTGTCTTAGGGAAAAAAAGACAGAGAAGAAGTTCCATTCGCTTATATATGGAGCATAGAACAGTTGCTACGATCTTTTGTTTTCATCCAGAGGCAAAAAATGGGGTTTTTGATAAATGGGAGGGCAGGATTCAGGATATTGGGCTAGACGGTTTGTGTTTTGTATCGACTGATCCTATCATGGATGGTCCGATTTTGATGTTTGACTTCATTTTGTTTGGACAACCATACCGATGCTTTGGCAAAGTTGTTTGGTCTAGAAAAGAGGTTGATGGCAGCTTGCTCTACGGAATTGATTTTTTTTCTACACTAAAACAACAGGAAGAAAGAAAAAAGCTTATTCAAGATGAGGTAAAAAGGCGCATAAATAGGGGATTTGCTGTGCAATAA
- a CDS encoding glutaredoxin family protein, which produces MEVVVYTRSVCPLCEIVKDYLEILKLEVPSLEWKEVDIYQDDELLEEYQIRIPVVVYQKQVLAEGNVEYDFLKKKIFENM; this is translated from the coding sequence ATGGAAGTAGTGGTCTACACAAGGTCAGTCTGCCCTTTATGTGAAATAGTGAAGGATTACTTAGAAATCTTAAAGTTAGAGGTCCCTTCATTAGAATGGAAAGAAGTTGACATTTATCAGGATGATGAATTGTTAGAGGAGTATCAAATTCGCATTCCTGTTGTAGTTTATCAAAAGCAAGTTCTCGCTGAGGGAAATGTAGAATATGATTTTTTGAAGAAAAAAATTTTCGAAAATATGTAA